In a single window of the Planctomycetia bacterium genome:
- the addA gene encoding helicase-exonuclease AddAB subunit AddA, producing MSEIRWTPSQQAALDAMGGSILVSAAAGSGKTAVLAERCARLIADEKRPCGVDRLLVVTFTDAAAAEMRSRIGAALRSRLERSPSHARLQGQLALLDSAHISTLHSFCRRLLARFFPQADLDPQVPILNPADARLMRQEAVEAVFDDYEGKKDADAEAFFDFLSAYGGASERLLMKLIQQLDEFLASLPDPQAWIAQANKRMGSSGDALSLFWLEWLLGELQEELSLQSTLLADYIRMLSDWPSSATASADCLREYAAALASWQSSLGTIPDAAKVDDFCLRLIPDFQFPSPPRKGKKFNDLSEVDKQAFIDAAELVRKIKKDLFETRLKKPFGRFSVTDWGEGIDRTRSNVALLFQLAVDFRARYQAAKAELGVLDFTDLERRALALLADEANGVAARLRDQFEHVLVDEFQDINPVQAEILRLVSRETIAPRPANMFTVGDVKQSIYRFRLAEPRLFLDRRAAFLAAAGKPESRGVAIDLADNFRSRPILLDAVNAIFERLMTPELGGIAYDDSAKLRPGRKETDFRPAVGPPLELHLLEDFASAASDDAHDTEDATEDSGAAELVRIEREAMVCAERIKDCIAQGYEYGDIVILMRSMQARAGLFIRTLVRCGIPVFSDTSGGLFEALEAQDVLSLLAVIDNPLQDIPLAAILRSPLFGTPLNDSELVEIRRSPKASPPGVAFCEAVWTCADSGADAALRTRLARIRDQIDKWRQRARHRPLAETIWDIYEESGYLAYVSGLRDGLQRRANLIRIHEYARQFGSFRKQGLLRFLQFIDGVRAMGEDLEPGSVMTGPQDVVRVMTIHRSKGLEYPVVIVAELGKRFNLSDCRGSILFDRELGVGMEAVDLKKRIRYESLPHRMVAEAVKRQSLAEELRVLYVAMTRAKERLIAIGTKRLSRIDEWRARLASHIGPLSVADRRSATSALDWVTQALACHPSAWADAKDNGSDERFFVRVYDAAEMGRWQLEPPVKADVASRLEKIAAFDKLDFSATAADADSGAWVKLIERRLTSTYPAQAMTRVPAVAAASVLKRRWNALEDADDPAHPWHSSQGAGTKREIDASRLRSPSFRSTEASIDQTQRGTWTHEFLQRVELTQPCDEANLQDQLASIIQAGDLLQVEGDQIDLAALAWFFTTDLGRRIRDSRVIVHREWPFVIGVDPARYDPAARQADRQDVMLVRGIVDCLFDSGDGLEILDYKTDRVTGEGVAQRAAAYAGQLRIYANAVEMTWGRPVHRLHLAFLTARQIVEVAPESATQVE from the coding sequence ATGAGTGAGATTCGCTGGACGCCATCACAGCAGGCCGCGCTGGATGCCATGGGCGGCAGCATTCTCGTTTCAGCGGCAGCCGGCAGCGGAAAGACCGCCGTTTTGGCCGAACGCTGCGCGCGATTGATCGCCGATGAAAAGCGGCCGTGCGGCGTCGATCGTCTGCTCGTCGTGACCTTCACCGATGCCGCGGCCGCCGAGATGCGAAGTCGGATCGGCGCCGCCCTTCGGAGTCGTCTGGAGCGAAGTCCCTCACACGCCCGGCTGCAGGGTCAACTAGCCCTGCTCGACTCCGCCCATATTTCGACGCTTCACTCCTTCTGCCGCCGGCTTCTTGCGCGTTTCTTCCCGCAGGCTGACCTTGACCCCCAGGTGCCGATCCTCAATCCGGCCGACGCACGGCTCATGCGCCAGGAAGCAGTAGAGGCGGTCTTCGATGATTACGAAGGCAAAAAGGACGCTGATGCGGAGGCGTTTTTCGATTTTCTCAGCGCCTATGGCGGGGCTTCCGAGCGCTTGCTGATGAAGCTCATTCAGCAATTGGATGAGTTCCTCGCTTCGTTGCCGGACCCCCAGGCCTGGATCGCTCAGGCAAACAAGCGGATGGGCTCGTCTGGGGATGCACTTTCGTTATTCTGGCTGGAGTGGCTTCTTGGCGAATTGCAGGAGGAACTCAGTCTCCAATCGACACTTCTCGCGGACTACATCCGCATGCTCTCCGACTGGCCGTCCTCTGCGACCGCGTCTGCCGATTGTCTCCGAGAATACGCCGCCGCGCTGGCGAGTTGGCAGTCGAGTCTGGGGACCATTCCCGATGCCGCGAAAGTGGATGACTTTTGCCTTCGGCTCATTCCCGACTTTCAGTTCCCTTCGCCGCCGCGCAAGGGCAAAAAGTTCAACGATCTGTCGGAGGTGGATAAACAGGCCTTCATCGACGCCGCGGAGCTCGTGCGGAAGATCAAAAAAGATCTCTTCGAAACTCGACTCAAGAAGCCGTTCGGCCGTTTCTCGGTTACAGATTGGGGCGAAGGGATCGACCGGACAAGGTCAAATGTCGCACTCCTCTTTCAGCTCGCGGTCGATTTCCGTGCCCGATATCAGGCGGCCAAGGCGGAACTCGGCGTCCTCGATTTCACCGATCTGGAACGTCGCGCGCTCGCGTTGTTGGCGGATGAGGCCAACGGCGTCGCGGCGCGCCTGCGCGACCAATTCGAGCATGTCCTGGTCGATGAGTTTCAGGACATCAATCCGGTCCAGGCGGAGATTCTTCGTCTCGTTAGTCGAGAGACCATTGCCCCGCGCCCGGCAAACATGTTCACTGTCGGCGATGTGAAGCAGAGCATTTATCGCTTCCGCCTCGCCGAGCCACGGCTGTTCCTCGATCGCAGGGCAGCCTTCCTTGCCGCCGCCGGTAAGCCCGAGAGTCGCGGTGTCGCGATCGACCTGGCCGACAACTTTCGCAGCCGCCCGATCCTGCTGGACGCCGTCAACGCTATCTTCGAGCGGCTGATGACACCGGAGCTGGGCGGGATTGCCTATGACGATTCCGCGAAGCTCCGCCCCGGCCGCAAAGAAACGGATTTCCGCCCCGCTGTCGGCCCGCCGTTGGAACTGCACCTGCTCGAAGACTTCGCTTCGGCGGCGAGCGACGACGCGCACGACACCGAAGACGCGACTGAGGATTCCGGCGCCGCCGAACTCGTCCGCATCGAGCGCGAGGCAATGGTCTGCGCCGAACGCATCAAGGATTGTATCGCTCAGGGATATGAATACGGCGACATCGTCATCCTCATGCGCTCCATGCAGGCCCGGGCAGGCCTTTTCATCCGCACCCTCGTTCGCTGCGGCATCCCGGTCTTCAGCGACACGTCCGGTGGATTGTTTGAGGCCCTGGAGGCGCAGGATGTCCTCTCGCTCCTCGCCGTCATCGACAACCCCTTGCAGGATATTCCACTCGCCGCAATCTTGCGGTCGCCGCTGTTCGGTACCCCGCTGAACGATTCCGAATTAGTGGAGATTCGCCGAAGCCCCAAGGCCAGCCCGCCGGGCGTCGCTTTCTGCGAAGCGGTCTGGACCTGTGCGGACAGCGGGGCAGATGCCGCTCTGCGGACCCGACTCGCGCGAATCCGCGATCAAATCGACAAATGGCGCCAAAGGGCACGGCACCGCCCGCTCGCCGAGACCATCTGGGATATCTACGAAGAAAGCGGCTACCTCGCCTACGTCAGCGGTCTGCGAGACGGTCTTCAGCGAAGAGCGAATCTCATCCGCATTCACGAATACGCCCGCCAATTCGGTTCGTTTCGCAAGCAGGGGCTGCTGCGATTCCTCCAATTCATCGACGGCGTCCGCGCGATGGGCGAAGACCTCGAGCCCGGATCAGTCATGACCGGTCCGCAGGATGTTGTTCGAGTCATGACCATCCACCGCAGCAAGGGTCTGGAATACCCCGTCGTCATCGTGGCGGAATTGGGCAAGCGATTCAATCTATCCGATTGTCGTGGATCGATCTTGTTCGATCGCGAGTTGGGTGTCGGCATGGAGGCGGTCGATCTCAAGAAGCGAATTCGCTACGAGTCGTTGCCGCACCGCATGGTCGCCGAGGCCGTCAAGCGACAGTCGCTCGCCGAGGAGCTTCGCGTGCTCTACGTGGCGATGACCCGCGCCAAAGAGCGCCTCATCGCGATAGGAACAAAGCGCCTCAGCCGGATCGACGAGTGGCGAGCTCGGCTTGCAAGCCACATCGGCCCGTTGTCGGTGGCCGATCGGCGTTCGGCCACGAGCGCCCTCGACTGGGTGACTCAGGCGCTCGCCTGTCACCCCTCGGCATGGGCTGATGCGAAGGACAATGGCAGTGACGAGCGGTTCTTCGTGCGCGTGTACGACGCTGCGGAGATGGGGCGCTGGCAACTGGAGCCGCCCGTCAAAGCCGACGTCGCGAGCCGCCTGGAAAAGATCGCCGCCTTCGACAAGCTCGACTTTTCGGCAACAGCCGCGGATGCCGATTCGGGTGCATGGGTCAAACTCATCGAGCGCCGCCTGACCAGTACCTATCCCGCCCAGGCCATGACGCGCGTGCCGGCCGTGGCCGCCGCGAGCGTGCTCAAGCGGCGCTGGAATGCTCTGGAGGATGCCGATGATCCGGCTCACCCGTGGCATTCCTCGCAGGGGGCGGGTACGAAGCGTGAAATCGATGCAAGCCGACTTCGCTCGCCGTCTTTCCGATCCACCGAGGCGTCCATCGACCAGACCCAGCGCGGCACATGGACACACGAATTCCTCCAGCGCGTCGAACTGACGCAGCCCTGCGATGAAGCAAATCTCCAGGATCAACTCGCGTCCATCATTCAGGCCGGCGATCTCCTTCAGGTCGAAGGCGATCAGATTGATCTTGCGGCTCTGGCATGGTTTTTCACCACCGATCTTGGCCGACGAATTCGCGATTCGCGGGTAATCGTCCATCGCGAGTGGCCCTTTGTCATCGGCGTGGATCCCGCCCGCTACGATCCCGCGGCAAGGCAAGCCGATCGGCAGGATGTCATGCTGGTGCGCGGCATCGTCGATTGTCTGTTCGATTCCGGCGATGGTCTGGAAATCCTCGATTACAAGACCGATCGCGTCACAGGCGAAGGTGTGGCTCAAAGGGCCGCCGCATACGCGGGCCAATTGCGCATCTACGCCAATGCCGTGGAAATGACCTGGGGCCGGCCTGTCCACCGGCTGCATCTGGCTTTTCTCACCGCGCGCCAGATCGTCGAAGTGGCGCCAGAATCAGCTACACAGGTCGAATAG
- a CDS encoding PD-(D/E)XK nuclease family protein — MALRLIAGRAGSGKTHYCQSEVCRQLTSSRLEGPRLIMLVPEQAGLQMERSLLSMLSPPALGRCDVLSFRRLAHRIFNESSGPTPALITPTGRQMALRYIIARHSRRLREFSKVSDRAGFLATVASGIVELLQEAVTPDHLESAARAAETENDPTSPRLHDMAIIFRAYLEYLGSQRVDPEAVLDLARSRLSSLDWPDGSRIWIDGFAGLTQQQIRMIVALASQAAHVDVALLLDPSMRRVGDLDAAPDDLSLFARTERTWFALARAARDAGVHTDEPVILGGKSLPRFSRTAQLARLERSFFHVSASGADPRPVESSRESGVHLIRVLDRREEVEAAVAAIVDMVQRDSSPLRYRDVAIVVRDLTPYHDLISSALTARGIPYFIDRRRPTFHHPLVQFVRAVLGILGGAPFDQCILTILKSGLSGLEDDAAAAIENYILAHGLSTAALWESDWPYPVRAAGSDARRTPESIASLNEINQSRRKIAERLGDWLPGDKDRAMRPTCQHRLEGLMEVMDRFAVRESIAGWAEIAATSGRIDEAAEHDQVWDDLIKLLDEAADTLGAEPMSGARFREVIESGLADFTLGLVPSTIDQVLVSSIERSRHPPVRAVFVLGFSEGVFPARIAEEAIFADEHRTCLERFGVALGAKQTSRLLDERMLAYIAFTRPSEFLWVSYPQADEEGKALGASPFMPALCAASGAEVIDAADWLPQGRSWPPDAAIISSVGGLASHISERMRASGEGRLDPAEADSWHALYEWTRNCESLHPTMTAALRSLGRRPDASLTLPARRLLWKEPYRISVTALETYAACPFQHFVGYGLRLEPRPLHELSRLDLGRIYHDVLEQYVNELNESGTTLGEASPDEIAGSLSRIIQQAVPRYAEEIRLDSGKIERTIARGERELTVAKEGERFSLGGSKLKPIATERAFGMSGEDGLPALLLTTKDGKTIELRGKMDRVDVLQVGDTNLAVVFDYKRSLGRSLRLDEAYHGLALQLLSYLLVIRDHGDKLAGAKLVPGGAFYLPLLAGLRKVDHPSDVESGDALPLSAFRPRGVVDFDWINELDPTVETGWSQKFLVYRKKDGSPGSLDATDTIPSGKLPELLEHMRNRMSELASRWIGGDISVTPAMLGTWTPCGTCAFRGVCRIEYATRNLNRLESMSREDVFKKVGRENE, encoded by the coding sequence GTGGCACTGCGGCTCATAGCAGGTCGGGCAGGAAGCGGCAAGACGCACTATTGCCAATCGGAAGTTTGCCGCCAATTAACGTCCAGTCGCCTCGAAGGCCCGCGGCTTATCATGCTCGTTCCCGAGCAGGCCGGCTTGCAGATGGAGCGTTCGCTGCTGTCGATGCTTTCTCCCCCGGCGCTGGGACGGTGCGACGTCCTGAGTTTCCGCCGACTGGCTCATCGCATCTTCAACGAGTCATCCGGCCCCACGCCCGCATTGATTACGCCGACTGGTCGCCAAATGGCCCTGCGATACATCATCGCCCGTCACTCCCGCAGGCTGCGAGAGTTCTCAAAGGTGTCGGATCGCGCCGGCTTTCTCGCCACCGTCGCGTCGGGAATCGTCGAGCTCTTGCAGGAGGCCGTCACGCCGGACCACCTCGAAAGCGCCGCTCGAGCCGCGGAAACCGAAAACGACCCAACGAGCCCGCGCCTGCACGACATGGCGATCATTTTCCGCGCCTATCTGGAGTACCTGGGGTCGCAGCGCGTCGATCCCGAGGCGGTCCTCGATCTGGCCCGGTCGCGCCTATCGAGCCTCGATTGGCCCGACGGCTCGCGAATCTGGATCGACGGTTTCGCTGGCCTGACGCAGCAGCAGATCCGCATGATCGTCGCGCTGGCCTCGCAGGCGGCACACGTCGATGTCGCCTTGCTCCTCGATCCGAGCATGCGACGCGTGGGCGATCTGGACGCCGCGCCGGATGACCTTTCTCTTTTTGCCAGAACCGAACGTACATGGTTTGCCTTGGCCCGCGCGGCGCGCGATGCCGGCGTGCATACAGATGAGCCCGTTATCTTGGGCGGCAAATCGTTGCCCCGGTTTTCCCGAACTGCCCAACTCGCCCGACTCGAGCGCAGCTTCTTCCATGTTTCGGCCTCAGGCGCCGATCCTCGGCCGGTCGAGTCATCGCGTGAAAGCGGCGTACATCTGATTCGCGTGCTTGATCGACGTGAGGAGGTAGAGGCCGCCGTCGCGGCGATCGTCGATATGGTCCAGCGCGATTCGTCCCCGCTGCGCTATCGCGACGTGGCGATCGTGGTGCGCGACTTGACGCCGTATCACGACCTCATATCGTCCGCACTGACGGCACGCGGCATCCCGTACTTCATCGACCGTCGCAGGCCGACCTTTCATCATCCGTTGGTCCAATTCGTCCGCGCCGTCCTGGGTATCCTCGGCGGCGCGCCGTTCGACCAGTGCATCCTCACCATCCTCAAAAGCGGGCTCTCCGGTCTGGAAGATGACGCGGCCGCCGCGATCGAGAACTACATCCTCGCCCACGGACTTTCGACCGCGGCCCTGTGGGAATCGGATTGGCCGTATCCTGTCCGCGCGGCAGGCTCTGATGCGCGAAGGACGCCTGAAAGCATTGCGTCTCTCAACGAAATCAACCAATCGAGGCGCAAGATCGCGGAGCGTCTCGGCGATTGGCTACCCGGCGATAAGGACAGGGCAATGCGTCCCACGTGTCAGCACCGGCTCGAAGGGCTGATGGAGGTGATGGATCGTTTCGCCGTGCGCGAGTCCATCGCGGGGTGGGCCGAGATCGCAGCGACGAGCGGTCGAATCGACGAAGCCGCAGAGCACGATCAGGTCTGGGACGATCTCATCAAGCTGCTCGACGAGGCCGCCGACACCCTCGGCGCCGAGCCGATGAGCGGCGCAAGATTCCGCGAGGTCATCGAGTCCGGCCTCGCCGACTTCACACTCGGCCTGGTTCCTTCGACCATCGATCAGGTGCTCGTCAGCTCGATTGAACGGAGCCGTCACCCGCCCGTCCGCGCCGTATTCGTTCTCGGTTTTTCGGAGGGGGTGTTTCCCGCGCGGATTGCGGAAGAGGCTATCTTTGCGGACGAGCATCGAACATGCCTTGAGCGATTCGGAGTCGCCCTCGGTGCGAAACAGACGAGCCGGCTTCTGGATGAGCGAATGCTGGCGTATATCGCGTTTACCCGCCCCAGCGAGTTTCTCTGGGTGAGTTATCCGCAGGCCGACGAGGAGGGCAAGGCGCTTGGCGCCTCTCCTTTCATGCCTGCACTGTGTGCTGCATCGGGTGCAGAAGTGATCGACGCGGCCGACTGGCTGCCTCAGGGGCGCTCGTGGCCGCCGGATGCGGCGATCATCAGCAGTGTCGGAGGACTGGCCTCCCACATCTCGGAACGCATGCGCGCTTCCGGTGAAGGACGGCTCGATCCGGCAGAGGCCGATTCGTGGCATGCCCTTTACGAATGGACGCGCAATTGCGAGTCATTGCATCCGACGATGACTGCCGCGCTGCGATCCTTGGGACGCCGCCCCGATGCGAGTTTGACCCTGCCCGCGCGACGCTTGTTGTGGAAGGAGCCCTATCGGATCAGCGTCACCGCGCTGGAGACCTACGCCGCATGCCCGTTTCAACATTTCGTCGGTTACGGACTGCGTCTCGAGCCGCGACCGCTGCACGAGCTCAGCCGTCTCGATCTCGGCAGAATCTATCACGATGTTTTGGAGCAATACGTCAACGAACTCAATGAGTCGGGCACGACGCTTGGCGAGGCCTCTCCTGACGAGATCGCCGGCAGCCTGTCGAGGATCATCCAACAGGCCGTTCCCCGGTATGCCGAGGAAATTCGACTCGATTCCGGCAAGATCGAACGGACCATCGCCCGTGGCGAACGCGAGTTGACCGTCGCCAAGGAAGGCGAGCGTTTCTCCCTCGGTGGGTCGAAGCTCAAGCCGATCGCGACCGAGCGAGCCTTCGGAATGTCCGGTGAAGACGGACTCCCCGCGCTCCTGTTGACGACGAAAGATGGAAAGACGATCGAGCTGCGCGGCAAGATGGATCGCGTCGATGTTCTTCAGGTCGGTGACACCAATCTGGCGGTCGTCTTTGACTACAAGCGGTCGCTCGGTCGATCCCTCAGGCTGGACGAAGCCTATCACGGCCTCGCCCTCCAGTTGCTTTCCTACCTGCTGGTGATCCGCGATCACGGCGACAAACTCGCGGGCGCAAAGCTCGTGCCCGGCGGTGCGTTCTATCTTCCCCTGCTTGCTGGTCTGAGGAAGGTGGATCACCCCTCGGACGTCGAGTCGGGCGACGCCTTGCCGCTGTCGGCTTTTCGTCCGCGCGGCGTCGTGGATTTCGACTGGATCAACGAGCTGGACCCGACGGTCGAGACAGGATGGAGCCAAAAATTCCTCGTGTACCGCAAAAAGGACGGCTCGCCGGGAAGCCTCGATGCCACCGACACCATTCCCTCGGGCAAGCTGCCGGAGCTGCTAGAGCACATGCGCAATCGGATGAGCGAGCTCGCGTCCCGATGGATCGGCGGGGACATCTCGGTGACACCGGCGATGCTCGGCACCTGGACGCCATGCGGCACCTGCGCATTCCGAGGCGTCTGCCGCATCGAGTACGCCACGCGAAATCTGAACCGCCTGGAGTCGATGAGTCGAGAAGATGTCTTCAAAAAGGTGGGTCGCGAAAATGAGTGA
- a CDS encoding undecaprenyl/decaprenyl-phosphate alpha-N-acetylglucosaminyl 1-phosphate transferase — MILSQIIANDSAPSAGLPEWITYFFQFKSYAALFLAAAIATTALTPLYILYAQRLGWVDRPAGRKRHEHATATMGGLVVFAVVFAGTLVAMNLENLVGEMLRARTRQVYGIIACTCAMIALGVVDDRHAVRPKVKLLVQSVVALAAVLLGFRVEAVTLPGFDTLVLPGVIGGLLSLLWIVGITNAINLTDGLDGLAAGICLLAAMVNAVVAIWLGNHYMSVMMVLLAGSLLGFLRWNFHPARVFLGDTGSLALGMFLALSSLQSAQKAHTVVMILVPLFALGYPIFDTLLAIARRVFRGQPLFSSDRDHIHHRLLDRGRTPSAAAIQIYIASVIVSLVCIAAMTANHFVLGLIVVGVLVMALFSARVLGYLEWGGWTAQWTGRQETKILHAAAQLARLKMDAGESEDDLVNALGTLATEMDCGQITLTSGHQICTWHRHENVNPVTPDHAQVQLLEKQLGGDRILRLYFSPEKTPMGEPLTLLEELCERLDRRFSHDKSVRQADPQTTTLND; from the coding sequence TTGATCCTTTCTCAGATCATTGCGAATGACTCGGCGCCGTCCGCGGGCCTGCCGGAGTGGATCACCTACTTCTTTCAATTCAAGTCGTACGCGGCATTGTTTCTCGCCGCGGCGATCGCCACGACCGCACTGACGCCGCTTTATATCCTTTATGCCCAAAGGCTGGGATGGGTCGATCGACCGGCCGGTCGCAAGCGGCACGAGCATGCGACGGCGACGATGGGCGGGCTGGTCGTCTTCGCCGTCGTCTTCGCCGGAACGCTGGTGGCGATGAACCTCGAAAACCTCGTCGGCGAGATGCTCCGCGCGCGCACGAGGCAGGTCTATGGCATCATCGCCTGTACCTGCGCGATGATCGCTCTGGGCGTGGTCGACGACCGGCACGCCGTGCGCCCGAAGGTCAAGCTGCTGGTGCAATCTGTTGTGGCACTTGCTGCCGTCCTCCTCGGCTTTCGCGTCGAGGCTGTAACGCTTCCAGGCTTTGACACACTCGTTTTGCCGGGGGTCATCGGCGGACTGCTCTCGCTGCTGTGGATCGTCGGCATCACCAATGCGATCAATCTGACCGATGGGCTCGACGGCCTCGCGGCGGGCATCTGCCTCTTGGCGGCGATGGTCAACGCCGTGGTGGCCATCTGGCTGGGCAATCATTACATGAGCGTGATGATGGTGCTGCTGGCGGGCTCGCTGCTTGGCTTCCTGCGGTGGAACTTCCATCCGGCTCGCGTATTTCTCGGGGATACGGGGTCGCTGGCGCTGGGGATGTTCCTTGCCCTGTCGTCTCTGCAATCCGCGCAGAAGGCGCACACCGTGGTGATGATCCTCGTGCCGCTCTTTGCCCTCGGGTACCCCATCTTCGATACGCTTCTGGCGATTGCTCGTCGCGTTTTTCGCGGCCAGCCGCTTTTCTCGTCGGATCGCGACCACATCCATCATCGTCTGCTGGATCGAGGCCGGACGCCGAGCGCCGCGGCGATCCAGATTTACATCGCCAGCGTTATTGTCTCGCTGGTCTGCATCGCGGCCATGACGGCCAACCACTTCGTGCTGGGGCTGATTGTGGTAGGTGTCCTGGTGATGGCACTTTTCTCCGCAAGGGTGCTGGGCTACCTCGAATGGGGCGGCTGGACGGCGCAATGGACCGGGCGGCAGGAGACGAAGATTCTGCATGCGGCTGCGCAATTGGCACGGTTGAAGATGGACGCGGGTGAAAGCGAGGATGATTTGGTTAACGCTCTTGGCACGCTGGCAACTGAAATGGACTGCGGACAGATTACGCTGACGAGCGGCCATCAAATATGCACGTGGCATCGCCATGAGAATGTGAACCCGGTCACTCCTGATCATGCACAAGTTCAATTGCTGGAGAAGCAACTCGGCGGCGACAGGATCCTCCGATTGTATTTCTCTCCGGAGAAAACCCCTATGGGAGAGCCGCTCACCCTGCTCGAAGAATTGTGCGAACGGCTTGATCGTCGTTTCTCCCACGACAAATCGGTTCGGCAGGCTGACCCCCAAACAACTACTTTGAACGACTGA
- a CDS encoding glycosyltransferase family 4 protein, with product MPQHRHILFLNEFYHPDICASAVVAADHLPKIAALRPDWNVSIICGDRAWDDPSVTYPAREVIDGVHVIRVDRPAVSRKNLFRRALGFAAFGRNAIRAARSLGGIDIVVGTTAPPQGGDIARKIAKACGCPYLYKVLDLYPDLAAALGKSRANGFIHRRWLTADTKAMQQAAAVVCIAERMTRRIAQTRPVTGDKLHTIHDGYDPKRLATTTDNSFRGQHDPDGRFVVQYAGNMGLSHPFDAILTAAQQLAADDRIRFQFIGDGPQREAIRQGLSPNSELIPYQPAHLLGSMLASADVCLISQHDAMFDMALPYKIYAILAAGRPVIFIGNRRSEIVDWLESSGAGICVSHADPSALVGSIQALRNNDQKRAAAGRAARSLFEARFDSNAAARAWVELLGRC from the coding sequence ATGCCACAACATCGGCACATTCTGTTTCTCAACGAATTCTATCACCCCGATATCTGCGCCAGCGCTGTCGTAGCGGCGGATCATCTGCCGAAGATCGCGGCCCTGCGGCCGGACTGGAACGTGTCGATCATCTGCGGCGATCGGGCGTGGGATGATCCTTCGGTGACATATCCGGCTCGGGAAGTGATCGACGGCGTCCACGTTATTCGCGTTGACCGCCCTGCCGTCAGCCGAAAAAACCTGTTTCGCCGAGCCCTCGGCTTTGCAGCATTCGGGAGAAATGCGATCCGCGCGGCGCGCAGTCTGGGTGGAATCGACATCGTCGTCGGGACGACCGCCCCACCGCAAGGCGGCGACATCGCGCGCAAGATCGCCAAGGCCTGCGGCTGCCCCTACCTCTACAAGGTGCTGGATCTATACCCCGATCTGGCGGCGGCACTGGGCAAGTCACGGGCCAATGGTTTCATCCACCGGCGATGGCTGACGGCGGACACAAAAGCCATGCAGCAAGCGGCGGCCGTCGTCTGTATTGCCGAGCGCATGACGCGGCGCATCGCACAGACGCGCCCCGTCACCGGCGACAAGTTGCACACCATTCACGATGGCTACGATCCAAAGCGGCTTGCGACGACGACGGACAATTCATTTCGCGGGCAGCACGACCCCGACGGTCGCTTCGTGGTGCAATACGCGGGGAACATGGGCCTCTCGCATCCGTTCGATGCGATCCTCACCGCGGCGCAGCAGCTTGCGGCGGACGACCGTATCCGATTTCAGTTCATCGGCGACGGTCCACAGCGCGAGGCAATCCGACAGGGCCTGTCGCCCAACTCCGAACTGATTCCTTACCAGCCGGCGCATCTACTTGGCAGCATGCTCGCGTCGGCCGATGTCTGCCTGATCTCGCAGCACGACGCGATGTTTGACATGGCGCTGCCGTATAAGATCTACGCCATCCTCGCGGCAGGCAGGCCCGTCATCTTCATCGGCAACCGCCGCTCGGAAATCGTCGATTGGCTTGAATCATCCGGGGCCGGCATTTGCGTCTCACATGCTGACCCGTCGGCGCTGGTTGGGAGCATTCAGGCGCTACGCAATAATGACCAGAAACGTGCCGCGGCAGGCCGCGCGGCACGATCTCTTTTTGAGGCCCGGTTTGATTCAAACGCGGCGGCAAGGGCCTGGGTGGAACTTCTCGGGCGATGCTAG